One part of the Solea solea chromosome 1, fSolSol10.1, whole genome shotgun sequence genome encodes these proteins:
- the LOC131460235 gene encoding vacuolar protein sorting-associated protein 4A-like, producing the protein MPLCIFCLHLSLVTISLLSLQKAISLATKATQEDRAKNYEEALRLYQIAVENFLHVIKYETHRDKAKDSIRAKCTQYLDRAEKLKEYLRNKQQAKKPVKVAQSNDKCNSDSEGENQDKKLQDQIMDAIVMEKPNISWNDVAGLEGAKEALKEAVILPIKFPHLFTGKRTPWRGILLFGPPGTGKSYLAKAVATEANNSTFFSVSSSDLMSKWLGESEKLVKSLFDLARQHKPSIIFIDEVDSLCGSRNENESEAARRIKTEFLVQMQGVGNNIDGVLVLGATNIPWVLDAAIRRRFEKRIYIPLPEEPARAQMFRLHLGNTPHSLSPANLSQLAHNTDGYSGADISIIVRDALMQPVRKVQSATHFKKIQGPSRSNNQVMVDDLLTPCSPGEPEAIEMTWIDVPSDKLLEPIVCMSDMLRSLSTTRPTVRSEDLLKIQKFTEDFGMEG; encoded by the exons ATGCCGCTGTGTATATTCTGTCTTCATCTGTCCTTGGTCACAATTTCTCTGTTGTCACTGCAGAAAGCCATTAGTCTTGCGACTAAAGCCACACAAGAAGACAGGGCAAAGAACTATGAGGAGGCCTTACGCCTTTATCAGATCGCTGTGGAAAATTTCCTTCATGTCATCAAAT ACGAGACCCACAGAGACAAGGCAAAGGACAGCATACGAGCCAAATGCACACAGTACCTGGACCGAGCAGAGAAGCTTAAGGAATACCTGAGGAATAAACAACAGGCCAAGAAGCCTGTGAAGGTGGCACAGAGCAATGACAA GTGTAATAGTGACAGCGAGGGAGAAAACCAAGATAAGAAACTGCAGGATCAAATTATGG ATGCCATTGTAATGGAGAAGCCCAACATCAGCTGGAATGATGTAGCTGGCCTGGAGGGGGCCAAGGAAGCCCTGAAGGAAGCCGTCATTCTGCCCATCAAATTCCCTCACCTATTCACAG GCAAGCGGACTCCATGGAGAGGCATCTTACTGTTCGGTCCTCCGGGGACGGGGAAGTCATACCTGGCCAAGGCCGTAGCCACAGAGGCCAACAACTCCACCTTTTTCTCCGTCTCTTCCTCAGACCTCATGTCCAAGTGGCTGGGAGAGAGCGAGAA GCTAGTGAAGAGTCTTTTTGACCTGGCTCGCCAACACAAACCCTCCATCATCTTTATTGATGAGGTGGACTCACTGTGTGGCTCCAGGAATGAGAACGAGAGCGAGGCTGCCCGTCGCATAAAGACAGAGTTCCTGGTCCAGATGCAGG GTGTGGGAAACAACATTGATGGTGTCTTGGTGCTGGGAGCCACCAACATCCCCTGGGTGCTTGATGCTGCCATACGCAGAAG GTTTGAGAAGCGCATCTACATCCCACTGCCAGAGGAGCCGGCTCGGGCTCAGATGTTTCGCCTTCATCTGGGCAACACCCCTCACAGTCTGAGCCCGGCCAACCTGTCGCAGCTCGCCCACAACACAGACGGCTACTCAGGAGCCGACATCAGCATCATCGTCCGGGACGCTCTCATGCAGCCAGTCAGGAAGGTCCAGTCTGCTACACACTTCAAAAAG attcaGGGTCCGTCCCGCAGCAACAACCAGGTGATGGTGGATGACCTCTTGACCCCGTGTTCCCCTGGCGAACCTGAAGCCATAGAGATGACCTGGATTGATGTACCTAGTGATAAGCTACTGGAGCCCATAGTATGCATG TCAGACATGCTGCGCTCTCTGTCCACTACCCGTCCCACGGTCAGAAGTGAAGACCTGCTGAAGATCCAGAAGTTCACAGAGGACTTTGGGATGGAGGGCTAA